The DNA segment GGGATCACGAAGCCCACCGGGGTCACCAGCGCGCCCACGACCACACCCGCCGCGATCGCGCACACCGCCGTCGGCGGGGCGAGATAGCGCAGGTTGATGGAGCCCTCGTGGTAGCGGGCGACGACGTGCCGCCAGCGGCCGTAGTCCTTGTACTGCTTGGCGAGCGCCTTCACGCTCGGGCGCGGCCGGTACGACACCTTCAGCTCCGGCGAGAACCAGATCAGGCCGCCCGCCTCGCGGATGCGGAAGTTCAGCTCCCAGTCCTGGGCGCGGATGAACTCCTCGTTGTAACCGCCCTGCTGCTCCAGCGCCTCGCGGCGGAAGACGCCGAGGTAGACCGTCTCGGCGGGGGCCGCCTGGCCGCCGGTGTGGAAGGCCGCGTTGCCGACACCGATCTTGGAGGTCATCGCGGCGGCGACCGCGTGCTCCCAGTCGTTCTCGCCCTCGGCGTGCATGATGCCGCCGACGTTCTGCGCGCCGGTCTCCTCCAGGAGGCGCACGGCCGTCGCGATGTAGTTCGGCGACAGCATGCCGTGACCGTCGACGCGGACCACGACCGGGTGCCGGGACGCCTTGATCGCCGCGTTCAGCGCGGCGGGGGTGCGGCCGGTCGGGTTCGGGACGGTGTGCACGCGCGGGTCGTCGGCGACCAGCTCGGCGGCGATCTCGTCCGTACGGTCCGTGGAAGGACCGAGGGCGATCACGACCTCCATCTCGCCGGCGTACTCCTGCGCGAGGATCGCCTGGACGGCCCCGCGCAGATGCCGCTCCTCGTTGAGGACGGGCATGATCACAGAAACGGCGGGGAGCCGCACGTCGGACTTGGCGTTCATAGGAGCCTCACGTTACCGCGAACGGGGGACACGGGTGCGCGCCGCGGGGGCTGCGACGCGGGCTGGAGATCCTATCGGCCTACGGTTCTCACAAATCCCACATACGGCCGCAGCCCGGAGGTGTCCCTTGCCCAGTCCGCCCCGGTCCCCTTCGCCCGCTGCCGACGGCGCGGGAGGTACCCCCGGACCGCGGCGCCGGCCGCAGCCTCAGCACCGGCCGCGGCCGTCCCGCCGTACGCCGGGGCCTGCCGGACGGACGGGACGGCCCGTACGGCCCAGGCGCCCGCGCTGGGCCATGCGCGCGGTGACCACGCTGTCGGTGGTGGTGCTCGCCGCCGCGGGGATCGGCCACGCGGTGGTCAGCAGCCTGGATGCGGGCATCGCCCGGGTCGACGCATTCAAGGACATGAAGAACCGGCCCCGCGCGGGCCACGGCATGAACGTCCTGCTGGTCGGCACCGACGGCCGCGACAAGATCAGCGAGGCGGAGAAGCGGGCGTACCGGCTGGGCGGCGCGCCCTGCCACTGCACCGACACGGTCATGATCGTGCACATCTCGGAGGACCGGGAGCGGGCCAGCGTGGTGAGCCTGCCCCGGGACTCCTACGCCGAGGTGCCCGCGCACGTCGACCAGAACACCGGGCAGCGGCACGGACCGCACCCCATCAAGCTGAACGCGGCCTACGCCGAGGGCGGCCCCCAGCTGACCGTGCGAATGGTCGAGGACATGACGCATGTGAAGATCGATCACTACATGGAGGTCGACTTCACCAGCTTCATGAAGACCGTGGACGTGCTCGGCGGCGTCCGGATCTGCACGGCGACCCCGCTGAAGGACTCCTACACCGGTCTCGACCTCGCACCCGGCACGCACACCCTGACCGGCGGGCAGGCGCTGCAGTACGTACGGGCCCGGCATGTGGACGGGGCCAGCGACCTGGGCCGGATGAAGCGGCAGCAGCGGTTCCTGGCGGCGCTGATCGAGCGGGCCACCTCCTCGGGGGTGCTGCTCAACCCGATGCGGTTCCGGGACGTGACCCGGGCGGTGCTCGGCTCGGTGCGGGCCGACGAGGGGTTCGGCACCGACGAGCTGCTCGACCTCGGCCGCGCGATGCGGAACTTCTCCCCGTCCTCCTCCGAGTTCACCACCGTGCCCATCGGCGAGATGAACTACCTGGTCAAGGGCATCGGCTCGACGCTGAAGTGGGACCCTGCCAAGGCGGGCCGGCTCTTCACCTCCCTGCGCGACGACAAGCCGCTCGCCGTGGACCGGCCGAGCCGTGGAGCGGCCCCGGCGCACGTCGAGGTCGCTCCGTCGCGGATCCGGGTCCAGGTGGCGAACGGCACCGGCTCGGCCGGGCTGGCCAGGCGCCTGGACGCCGCCCTCACTGCGGCCGGCTTCGCCGCCAACCACCAGCCGGTGACCGCGACCGCCCACGACGTGCGGCGCACGGTGATCTCCTACGACCCGCGCTGGGATCGCTCCGCCCGCTCCCTCGCCACGGCACTGCCCGGCAGCGAACTGCGGGCGGTACCGGGCCAGGGCCAGATGCTGAAGGTCACCGCGGGGACCGACTTCCAGGACGCGGGCAGGGTGCGCAAGGTGAAGCCGGAGGACCCTGCGTCGCCGGAGCAGAGTGTGGTGCGGGGCAATGAGGTGGTGTGCGCCGGCGGTGCGTAGCGGGGGGCCGGGGCCGGGGTAGGCCCCTCGATCCCCCGCAGCCGAAGAGCCTGGGCCGGGACAGGGCCCCCAGCCGCAGAGCCCGGCGCCAGGACAAGGGCCGCTAGTCCGGGACCGGGACCACGCAGACCGAGACCGGGGGCCAGGCCACGAAGTCCGGGACCGGGACCACGCAGACCGAGACCGGGGGCCGGGCCGCACGGACCGGGACCGGAGCCGGGCACACGCCGACCGGGACCGAGGTCACACGGCCCAGATCACCAGGCCCGCAGCCAGGGCCGGAGCCAGGCCCGAGGCCGGAGCCAGGCCCAAGGCCGGAGCCAGGCCCAAGGCCGGAGCCAGGCCCGAGGCCGGAGCCAGGCCCGGACCCGGAGCCGCGGCCCCGATCACGAGGCGCACCTGCCGTGGCCGGCCGTGGGCTTCGGCGCGGGAGGTTTCGGGGTGGCGAGGGGGCTGCCCGCTCGGGTGAAGTCCTGGCCCAGAATCAGCACGATCGCCGGCAGTCCCTGCGCGTTGGCCTCGCTCTTGCCGGGCTTGAGGGCCGACGCCGGCAGCCGCATGAGGTCGGCCAGCTCGCGCGCCTGGTCGGCCTGGTCCGGCGCGTACTCCAGGGTCGTCCGGGGCTGCGCCGTGCCACGGCTGCCGAGCTGGCTGGACTTGAGCACGCCCTTCTCGTTCTGCAGCCAGGTGAGCACGTCCTGGCCGGAGCCGTCGGGCGCTCCGGCGTTGTAGATGTCGACCCGCACCTCGGCGGCGGTGGACCGGTCTCCCCGGAGCCGGGCGTCCTCCCGAGCCTTCTCCTTCTTGTCCACGCCACCCGCGGTCAGGGCGAGGCGCGTCCCGGCGTCCGCGGCAGGGCGCGCCTGACAGGCAGATTCGGCGGCCGCGGGCCGGAGATACAGATAGCCACCGGTCACGCCGACGGCCATGACACACACCAGAGCGCCGATGGTCCACAGCGGGACCGCCCCGCCCGACGACTTCTTCCGGGCACGACCCTGGCCACGGCCCTGGCCACGGCGCCGGCCGGATGCCGCGGGGGCCGCCTCGGCCCCACGGCCACGGCGTCGCGACGGCGTCTCCGGAGCACCGGACGCGGGACGGGGAGCGGAGCGGGGAGCGGGACGGGGAGACACGCGCCCGGGGGACACGGGTCCGGGGGACGCGGCCATGGGAGACGCGGCCACGGGAGGCGTCGGAGGCGGGGGCTCGGCAGCCGTGGGCTCAGGACGGCGCTGCCGCGGGACCGGGTCCAGCCGCAGCTCGTACTCACCGGTCCGCGGGTTCAGCACCCACTGGTCCGAAGGGTCGATGTCGTCGCCCCGGCCACGGCCTTCCGCGTCCATGTCCCCACCCTGTCGGGGCACATCGTCGAGCGCCCCGGAAATCTCCCGGTCCGTGAAACGGTGAGCGGCCTCGCGGCCCGTCTCACCGGATCGCCCACACTATCCACACGGCCCGGCCGCGGGGTGACCGCGGTGACACTTCCCACATTCGTACAACTCGTCTGAAACAAAGGAGAGTTGCCAACGTTCCCGGGTCACGCGCAGGGGCGGACGTCAGTCCGCGAAACCCTCGGCCGCGTGCCGCTCGCGCAGCTCGCGGATGGCGCGGCGCCGGGCCAGGCGGTGGGTGCGGCGGATCTGGGCCTCCTGGTGACGGCGGCGGTCGCGGTCGGTCTCCGGGAGTACCGGGGGCACCAGACGCGGCTTGCCGTCGGCGTCCACGGCCGTGAAGACCAGGTACGCCGAGCCGACCTGGGTCGGCGGGGCCGACTCGTTCCAGCGCTCGGCCAGGACGCGGACGCCGACCTCCATCGAGGTCCGGCCGGTCCAGTTCACCTGCGCCTTCACATGGACCAGGTCACCCACGCGAACCGGCTCCAGGAAGGCCATCTCGTCCATGGAGGCGGTGACGGCGGGGCCGCCGGAGTGCCGGCCCGCCACCGCGCCCGCCGCGTCGTCGACGAGCTTCATGATCACTCCACCGTGCACCGTCCCCAGAAGGTTGGTGTCGTTGTGGGTCATGATGTGGCTGAGGGTGGTGCGGGAAGCGGACGTCGGCTTACCCGGGATGTCCGGATCCACGTCCGGGGCCTGGTCTGTCATGGCCTCCACCTTATGCCGAAGCGACATTCGCGGAATTTGTGACAGCTCGGCAACAGCGCTGCTGTGATTTATCCCCAGGCCTTGTAAGGAACACGGCCGGTCCCTGCACACTGGGGCGCATGAATAACTGGCCCGAGGGATGGTCCGACGACAACCGCGGCCCGCGCTACGGACGCGGGAGCGGCGGCGCGCAGCCGGAAGGCGCCCGCTCCATGCGCCAGGTGCGGCGTGGTCCGACGGCACCGCCCGGCCAGTCCGCGTACGGCAACCAGGGCCCGTCCGCGCCCCCGTACGGCGCCGGGGTCCCGCAGCAGCCGTCGTACACCGACGGCCGGGGGTACGACGACGCCGGGCGCGGCGGTTACGACAGCGGCTACAACACGGGCCAGGTCTACGGCGGCGGCCAGGGCGGTCCCGGTGGTCCCGGTGAGCCGTACGCCCGCGCCTCCCGGCCGGCCCCGAACTGGCGCAAGCGGATCAAGTGGACCGCGATCACGCTGGCGAGTGTGCTGATTGTCACCTCGGTCGCCACGTACTTCTGGGCCGATTCCAAGCTGCACCGGGACGTCGACCTGTCCAAGGTCATCGACCGGCCCGAGGCCGGCGAGGGCACCAACTACCTGATCGTCGGTTCCGACAGCCGCAAGGGCATGACGGCCGAGGACAAGAGGAAGCTGCACACCGGTTCCGCCGTGGGCCAGCGCACCGACTCGATGATGATCCTGCACGTCGGCGACAACGGCGACACGCTGATATCCCTGCCGCGCGACTCGGACGTGGAGATCCCGTCGTACAAGGGGTCGGGGTCCGGGAAGGTCTACCCGGGGACGGGCCGGCACACGAAGCTCAACGCGGCCTACGCGGAGGACGGCCCGACGCTCCTCGTGCGCACCATCGAGTTCAACACCGGCCTGCACATCGACCACTACGTCGAGATCGGCTTCGGCGGCTTCGCGAAGATCGTGGACGCGGTCGGCGGCGTCGACATCACCATCGACAAGGGCTTCAAGGACAAGGACTCGGGCGCCGACTTCAAGTCGGGCAAGCAGACGCTGAACGGCGAGGAGGCGCTCGCCTTCGTCCGCACCCGGCACGCGTTCGCGTCCCAGGACCTGCAGCGCACCAAGAACCAGCAGAAGTTCCTGGCGGCACTGGCCCACCAGGTGGCGACCCCGTCGACGGTCCTGAACCCGTTCACGTTCTACCCCACCATGGGCGCGGGCCTGGACTCGCTGACCGTCGACAAGGACATGGGCCTGTGGGACCTGGGCTCCATGTTCTGGGCCATGAAGGGCGTCAACAGCGGCGACGGCAAGTCGCTGAACATGCCGGTCTCCGGCTCCGTCGGCGGCAATCTCGTCTGGGACAAGGCGAAGATGAAGACGCTGGTGAGCGAGCTGAAGAACGACCAGCCGGTGACGGTGTCCGGCAACTGACGCCTGCCGCCGGCCCCCGCTCCACACGGGGTGCGCGGCACTCGCACGATGCCCGGGCCGTGGCTCCACGATGAGCCACGGCCCGGGCATCGTGCTGCCGCACGGAACCGGTGCATCCTCCTTGCCGCCACCTTGTCCCGCTTCCGCCGTGATGGTCCTGAACTCCCCCTGTGTCAGCGCCTGATGACTCGGCCGGCCCGGCCTTTCGTGACCGCGTCCGTAGTCATGACAAACGCAAATTTCGTTCACGCGGAACACAACATTCAGTCAACAGAAGAGGATTGACGGGAGATCAGCCGCCGTGATCGACTGCCGACGTCAACTCGGGTTGCCGCCACTTCATATGACATGACATCAAGGGAGTCCTTGTGCGTATCCAGGCCAAGCTCTTCACCGCCGCCGTCGCCGGCGCCGCGGTGCTCGGTCTCGCCATGCCCGCGCAGGCGGCCAGCAGCCAGGTTTCCGGCAACGCCACCGGGCGCTGCGGCGCCTCGGTCCTGGGCGGCGGAAACTACCAGCCGCTGTGCCTGTTCTTCGTCCACGACGGTTCCGGCGCGATCTGGGGCCAGGACGGCAGCGTCTCCAACCTGTCCGGCTACACCTTCAAGAGCGGCTCGGGCCAGGGTGCCGGGCAGGCCGTGAAGAACAACGCCACCGCCATGGAGTCCGAGTACTACGAGAACCGCGGCGGCACCGTCTGGTTCAACAGTGGTTACAACGGCAACTACGACTGGGCGTACGACGGCAAGGGCGGCCCGCTCAACTACACCTGGAACAACGACGCCGCCACCGAGGTCGGGATCGGCGTCGGCTGACCTGCGCGACCGTCGGAGGTTGCCAGATCACCACTCCCTCGCTGCCGGTCCGCGGACCGGCAGCGAGGCCTTTTGACTGAGAACACACATGACGATCACCTCTGGTCGCGCGGGCACCGCACTGATCTGCGCGGTCGCCGGCATCAGCCTCCTCACGGGCTGTTCGCAGAACGCCTCGTCCGACGGCGGGGAGCGTCCGAAGCCGACCGTTTCCAAGATCCCCGGCGTCACGACGATCCCGACGCTCACCGACACCGCGCACATGGACCTGCCCGTCGACTCCTACATGCCGACGGGGCACGACCTGCTGCAGACGACCGAGGCCATGACGACGCTGGAGCAGCGCTGCGTCAGCCGCTTCGGACTCCGGTACGTCCCCACCGAGGCACGTCTGCCCAACTTCACCAAGAACTCCCGCCGTTACGGCGTTCCGGAGTCCCTCGACGTCGCGCGCGGCTTCGGCTTCCACATGACGAAGAACGACCCCCGGAGCCTGCCCGAGCACCTGGGGACTCCCCCCTCGCAGGAAGTGCGTACCGTCCTGACGGCCACCTCCGCGCAGGGCCTCGTCAGCACCTACCACGGCCAGAAGCTGCCCAGTGGCGGGTGCGTCAGCGAGGCGGACCGGGCCATCTCGGGCGGCGACGAGGCGCAGCGGGCCGGACACTCCCCGCTGGCCGAGGAGATCCGGGCGCACTCCTTCGAGTACTCGCAGCTGGATCCGCGCGTCATCGCGGCCCAGACCGCTTGGAAGAAGTGCATGGACGCCCAGGGCTACACGAACTACAAGAAGACGTTCGACGCCTCGGGCGACGACCGTTGGAGCGCACCGGCCGCGACGTCGCAGGAGATCACCGTGGCGGTGGCGGACTGGCAGTGCGCCAAGCGCGTCAACCTCGTGGGTACCTGGTTCGCGGTGGAGAGCGCCTACCAGAACACCCAGATCGAGGCGCACGCCGAGGAGTTGCAGCAGGCCCGGGAGGGGCTGCGGAACCAGGCGAAGCGGGTCGCGACCGTGCTGGCCGGCGGCAAGCTGTCCGGTTCCTGACCGGGGTGGGGAAAGAGAGCTGATGGCAGACCTGACGAAGAGCGCGGTCGCCGAACCACGGCGGACCGAACCGGAACCCGCACCCGCGTGGCCCGAGGACACCGCCCCGCTCCCGGAGCCCACCGAGCCGGCCACGGCGACGTCGGTTACGGCGACGGAGACGACTGCGGCTGTGACGGCGACGGCGACGGCGACGGCGACTGAACCCGACGCACCCGCGACGGAATCCGGCACGCCCACGCCGGAACCCGCTCCGCCCGCGACGGAACCCGGACCCGCGGCGCCCGGCGCCCGCAAGTCCGCGCTCGTCCGCCGGCGCCGCGCGGTGCTCGCGGTGGCGGCGTCGGCCACGCTGCTGTCCGTCGGTGGCCTCGGCGGAGCGATGCTGGTGAAGTCACCGGCCCAGGCGGCGGCCGACACCCGGGCACCCCGGGCGAGCGTCATCACCGCGACCGTGGCCTCCGAGCGGCTGGCCCGCACCGCGGTCCTGCGCGGCGACGTGACCAGCGGCGCGACGCTCTCCATCACGCCCACCTCGGTGGCGGACACCCGTGCGCTGGGCGGCGGGACCAATCCCGGCGG comes from the Streptomyces sp. NBC_00820 genome and includes:
- a CDS encoding glycosyltransferase family 2 protein — protein: MNAKSDVRLPAVSVIMPVLNEERHLRGAVQAILAQEYAGEMEVVIALGPSTDRTDEIAAELVADDPRVHTVPNPTGRTPAALNAAIKASRHPVVVRVDGHGMLSPNYIATAVRLLEETGAQNVGGIMHAEGENDWEHAVAAAMTSKIGVGNAAFHTGGQAAPAETVYLGVFRREALEQQGGYNEEFIRAQDWELNFRIREAGGLIWFSPELKVSYRPRPSVKALAKQYKDYGRWRHVVARYHEGSINLRYLAPPTAVCAIAAGVVVGALVTPVGFVIPGGYLAAIALGSVPAGKGLPLKARLQIPVALATMHMSWGWGFLTSPKALARKVIASRRPAVRADHTV
- a CDS encoding LCP family protein, which gives rise to MPSPPRSPSPAADGAGGTPGPRRRPQPQHRPRPSRRTPGPAGRTGRPVRPRRPRWAMRAVTTLSVVVLAAAGIGHAVVSSLDAGIARVDAFKDMKNRPRAGHGMNVLLVGTDGRDKISEAEKRAYRLGGAPCHCTDTVMIVHISEDRERASVVSLPRDSYAEVPAHVDQNTGQRHGPHPIKLNAAYAEGGPQLTVRMVEDMTHVKIDHYMEVDFTSFMKTVDVLGGVRICTATPLKDSYTGLDLAPGTHTLTGGQALQYVRARHVDGASDLGRMKRQQRFLAALIERATSSGVLLNPMRFRDVTRAVLGSVRADEGFGTDELLDLGRAMRNFSPSSSEFTTVPIGEMNYLVKGIGSTLKWDPAKAGRLFTSLRDDKPLAVDRPSRGAAPAHVEVAPSRIRVQVANGTGSAGLARRLDAALTAAGFAANHQPVTATAHDVRRTVISYDPRWDRSARSLATALPGSELRAVPGQGQMLKVTAGTDFQDAGRVRKVKPEDPASPEQSVVRGNEVVCAGGA
- a CDS encoding LytR C-terminal domain-containing protein produces the protein MAVGVTGGYLYLRPAAAESACQARPAADAGTRLALTAGGVDKKEKAREDARLRGDRSTAAEVRVDIYNAGAPDGSGQDVLTWLQNEKGVLKSSQLGSRGTAQPRTTLEYAPDQADQARELADLMRLPASALKPGKSEANAQGLPAIVLILGQDFTRAGSPLATPKPPAPKPTAGHGRCAS
- a CDS encoding acyl-CoA thioesterase codes for the protein MTDQAPDVDPDIPGKPTSASRTTLSHIMTHNDTNLLGTVHGGVIMKLVDDAAGAVAGRHSGGPAVTASMDEMAFLEPVRVGDLVHVKAQVNWTGRTSMEVGVRVLAERWNESAPPTQVGSAYLVFTAVDADGKPRLVPPVLPETDRDRRRHQEAQIRRTHRLARRRAIRELRERHAAEGFAD
- a CDS encoding LCP family protein gives rise to the protein MNNWPEGWSDDNRGPRYGRGSGGAQPEGARSMRQVRRGPTAPPGQSAYGNQGPSAPPYGAGVPQQPSYTDGRGYDDAGRGGYDSGYNTGQVYGGGQGGPGGPGEPYARASRPAPNWRKRIKWTAITLASVLIVTSVATYFWADSKLHRDVDLSKVIDRPEAGEGTNYLIVGSDSRKGMTAEDKRKLHTGSAVGQRTDSMMILHVGDNGDTLISLPRDSDVEIPSYKGSGSGKVYPGTGRHTKLNAAYAEDGPTLLVRTIEFNTGLHIDHYVEIGFGGFAKIVDAVGGVDITIDKGFKDKDSGADFKSGKQTLNGEEALAFVRTRHAFASQDLQRTKNQQKFLAALAHQVATPSTVLNPFTFYPTMGAGLDSLTVDKDMGLWDLGSMFWAMKGVNSGDGKSLNMPVSGSVGGNLVWDKAKMKTLVSELKNDQPVTVSGN